The following are encoded in a window of Oncorhynchus keta strain PuntledgeMale-10-30-2019 chromosome 10, Oket_V2, whole genome shotgun sequence genomic DNA:
- the LOC118389153 gene encoding U2 small nuclear ribonucleoprotein B''-like: MDIRPNHTIYINNVNDKIKKDELKRSLYALFSQFGQVMDIVAMKTMKMRGQAFVVFKELASATNALRQLQGFPFYNKPMRIQYAKTDSEVISKIRGTFGDKDKKKDRKKKAQDQVANVAKKPALGSASTNNAPTTMQVPDNPPNYILFLNNLPEETNEMMLSMLFNQFPGFKEVRLVPGKHDISFVEFESEGQAGVAKDALQGFRITAQCAMKITYAKK, encoded by the exons ATGGATATTCGACCAAACCACACCATTTACATCAATAATGTAAATGATAAGATCAAGAAGGATG AACTGAAGCGGTCACTCTATGCCCTGTTCTCGCAGTTTGGGCAAGTCATGGACATTGTTGCCATGAAAACCATGAAGATGAGAGGGCAGGCATTTGTGGTGTTCAAAGAGCTTGCATCAGCTACGAACGCACTGCGTCAACTTCAAGGATTCCCTTTCTACAATAAGCCCATG CGCATTCAGTATGCTAAGACAGACTCAGAGGTGATCTCCAAAATCAGAGGCACATTTGGGGACAAGGACAAGAAGAAGGACAGGAAGAAGAAGGCTCAAGATCAAGTGGCCAATGTGGCCAAGAAACCAGCACTG GGATCAGCCAGCACAAACAACGCTCCAACGACCATGCAG GTTCCAGACAATCCACCCAACTACATTTTATTCCTTAATAACCTGCCAGAGGAAACTAATGAAATGATGCTCTCCATGCTGTTCAATCA ATTCCCTGGTTTCAAAGAGGTGCGACTCGTCCCTGGCAAACATGACATCTCCTTTGTAGAGTTTGAGAGCGAGGGCCAGGCGGGAGTGGCCAAAGACGCACTGCAGGGCTTCCGGATTACGGCCCAATGCGCCATGAAGATCACTTATGCCAAGAAGTAG